A genomic region of Pelodiscus sinensis isolate JC-2024 chromosome 19, ASM4963464v1, whole genome shotgun sequence contains the following coding sequences:
- the NDUFB7 gene encoding NADH dehydrogenase [ubiquinone] 1 beta subcomplex subunit 7, translating into MGAHLARRYLGGEDVEPDPLRMPSFDPGLGFEQRKERVMIATQQQMNEAQLPLEQRDYCAHYLIKLLKCKRDSFPNFLACKHERHDWDYCEHLDYVMRMKEFERERRLLARKRRLEQKAAAEA; encoded by the exons ATGGGGGCGCACCTGGCCCGGCGCTACCTGGGCGGCGAGGACGTGGAGCCGGACCCGCTCCGGATGCCGAGCTTCGACCCGGGGCTGGGCTTCGAGCAGCGCAAGGAGCGGG TGATGATAGCGACTCAGCAGCAGATGAATGAAGCTCAGTTGCCCCTGGAGCAGCGGGACTACTGTGCGCACTACCTCATCAAGCTGTTGAAGTGCAAGCGTGACAGTTTTCCCAACTTCCTGGCCTGCAAGCATGAGCGCCACGACTGGGACTATTGCGAGCACCTTGA CTATGTGATGCGTATGAAGGAGTTTGAGCGGGAGCGGCGCTTGCTGGCAAGGAAGAGGAGGCTGGAGCAGAAGGCGGCAGCTGAAGCATAG